From a single Solenopsis invicta isolate M01_SB chromosome 4, UNIL_Sinv_3.0, whole genome shotgun sequence genomic region:
- the LOC105195643 gene encoding uncharacterized protein LOC105195643: MADARTHSGRLSRIVLAFKHSVTPRDVTDDRRQWCYRLVRLRDGSNRLRRRLLQGRRARVAEYRRSGSAGDASSKLVRVYVCERVCHERRRGAEGSGETRTRNATTVVPWHRARWELTRV, from the exons ATGGCGGACGCTCGCACGCACAGCGGACGATTGTCGCGTATCGTGCTCGCGTTCAAGCATTCGGTAACGCCGCGCGATGTGACGGACGATCGCCGACAGTGGTGTTATCGCCTCGTGCGTTTACGTGACGGTTCTAATCGACTGAGACGGCGTCTGCTCCAAGGACGACGCGCACGAGTGGCTGAATACCGGAG GTCTGGATCGGCCGGCGATGCCTCGTCCAAGCTCGtccgtgtgtatgtgtgtgaacGTGTGTGTCACGAGCGACGACGTGGAGCAGAGGGGAGCGGTGAGACGAGGACGCGCAACGCGACGACGGTGGTACCGTGGCATCGGGCACG